In Calditrichota bacterium, one DNA window encodes the following:
- the glnA gene encoding type I glutamate--ammonia ligase: MLSFNGHKDIEQYVDEHNIQFISFYLIDIDGRLRNVTIPSNYFSEKVLLNGIGFDASNLGFANVDSSDMILKPDLNFAFEDPIEPERKTLSFFCNVFDVQTGKPFNQDLRHMIHKALSVLEQEGIADQVRYGIELEFNVIDELYSKITPREVSFKIRSQEIASPESGEEIYRLAGNRGYFRAEPNDHLFDLRNEIVAALRVLDIPVKYHHHEVASSQSEIEFTFMPVELAADAAVLAKNISHRVGRKHGMIVTFLPKIISGQAGNGMHVHQFLLKKGKNIFQDPKGLYELSETALYYLGGILKHASSLLAFTNPTTNSYRRLVPGLEAPVKAVFAKANRSAAIRIPAYVTDPEERRFEFRTIDATCNPYLAFAAMIMAGIDGIRNKIDPVKEGFGPLEKNLYDLSEQELAKIQSFPASLEEALNSLEKENEYLVYRNVFAKDLIQKWIEVKRKDIEEMRRIPHPWEVARYYDI, from the coding sequence ATGTTATCATTTAATGGTCATAAAGATATTGAGCAGTATGTAGACGAGCACAACATTCAGTTTATTTCATTTTATTTAATTGATATTGACGGGCGTCTGCGAAATGTCACCATTCCGTCAAATTATTTTTCGGAAAAGGTTCTCCTGAACGGAATTGGTTTTGACGCGTCGAATCTCGGGTTTGCAAACGTAGATTCTTCGGACATGATTCTCAAACCGGATCTGAACTTTGCCTTTGAAGACCCCATCGAACCGGAGAGAAAGACCCTCTCTTTTTTCTGCAATGTTTTCGATGTACAGACGGGGAAGCCGTTTAACCAGGATTTGAGACACATGATTCACAAAGCGCTTTCCGTACTGGAACAGGAAGGAATTGCAGACCAGGTTCGATACGGGATCGAGCTTGAATTCAATGTTATCGACGAGCTTTACAGCAAAATCACACCGCGGGAGGTTTCGTTCAAGATCAGAAGTCAGGAAATTGCCAGTCCCGAGAGCGGGGAAGAAATTTACCGTCTGGCCGGCAATCGCGGTTATTTTCGTGCCGAGCCCAATGACCATCTTTTTGATCTGAGGAACGAAATTGTGGCGGCGCTGCGGGTTTTGGACATCCCCGTAAAATACCATCATCACGAGGTGGCCAGTTCGCAGTCGGAAATTGAATTCACGTTTATGCCGGTGGAATTGGCCGCGGATGCAGCCGTACTGGCCAAAAATATCAGCCACCGGGTTGGAAGAAAACACGGCATGATTGTGACGTTTCTGCCCAAAATCATTAGCGGACAGGCGGGCAATGGGATGCACGTCCATCAGTTTCTTCTAAAGAAGGGTAAGAATATTTTTCAGGATCCCAAAGGGCTCTACGAGCTGAGTGAAACGGCGCTGTACTATCTGGGCGGAATTCTAAAACATGCGTCTTCGCTTCTGGCTTTTACCAATCCCACCACCAATTCTTACCGGCGGCTGGTTCCGGGATTGGAAGCGCCGGTGAAGGCCGTTTTTGCCAAGGCCAATCGCTCGGCAGCCATTCGGATTCCGGCCTACGTAACCGATCCCGAGGAAAGACGATTCGAATTCCGTACGATCGATGCCACCTGTAACCCCTATCTGGCCTTTGCCGCGATGATCATGGCCGGGATCGACGGAATCAGGAATAAAATCGATCCGGTCAAGGAAGGATTTGGGCCGCTTGAAAAAAATCTTTATGATCTGTCTGAACAGGAGCTGGCAAAGATTCAGTCCTTTCCGGCTTCGCTGGAAGAGGCCCTCAATTCTCTGGAAAAAGAGAATGAGTATTTGGTGTACCGGAATGTTTTTGCAAAGGATTTGATTCAGAAATGGATTGAGGTCAAACGCAAGGACATCGAAGAGATGCGTCGGATCCCACACCCGTGGGAGGTGGCCCGGTACTACGACATTTAA